The DNA region ttcaactttcaaagatttttctcatttttccatcagcatgttttaatgagctttttgttgcattttctttcttttaatgtgttctaacattgaccaaaatatgagatcgatccaacatctacagccagagttattcaactgtctcattgtagacgcacttggcaggaacaatgagacagctggggaacaatgagacacactacgaaaatcaagatttttctagtaaaacatcatgttttgtattgttccattgcagtttacttgccttgaacattttagagcaattttgccaatatgaaactttaattaactaaagttatactaaaaagtatttaaattttgtaaaattcgtatatttataccaaataacgttgtatttttggttaaatgaagttaaaactctataaatatgacaaaaatcacttttaattcatgttttgaaagatttccatagattttgaaaagtttaatagaagaaaaatcaaagtgtctcattgttacccatgagctgaattgagtggggaacaatgagacagtcctggatactgggtatattctaaattttggccaaacctaatgaaaggacattgtagcccaactcaatccctatggaacgtcgaaagaaatttgaagaaatattagttttggtgttaatggcagcctacgagcgaaaaagtaattttttgtccataatttacttttacaccccagaatcaaacatttatgaataacttttcaagggagcgtccataaccaaagccactataatggcagacgtgtatccagtagacacacctttcccccaaatatgagcctgattggttgaaactacgacttgtgagagccattttatcattgttccccgtgtctcattgatgactactctaccctatatGTATGTGATTTCttggaaatttacatcaaatcgtATTAAAagaatttacatcatttatgatgtattatttggaattgtttttttgtacAACGTTGTACAAGTCTATAGTTGATATTGaataataccgtaaactggggtgactttgatagcccggggtgactttgataggtttttcaaatgcccgtcaaattaatgtctaaacatttttgagaattttgagtatgtaagcttAATGCTAatgggatagcttattatcgaacatatatgcaaaaatgtgactgttaaaTTGGTTGTATCAAAATAAGTGGCCAAATCGAATTTCTATCAATgccaccccgggctatcaaagtcaccccagtttacggtaccttaATTTGGAGTATACTTACTGCTTGTCTGAATGGGCGCGTACGAGGGCGGAGGCTTTATCCACGATCCGTCAGGTCTACGCATGTGTCTCCGGTCGGATGAAAACTCCGCCAGATATTTCTCCGCCGGTATGACTCTGAAGAATCTGAAGGATATAGAAAAAAACGAGAGGatacaaaaatcaatcaattgacCTCATCAAGCAAGGGTCCTTGCACTGACCTGTGATGTTCGGGCGTGACCGCGTAGTCCGAGCGGAACGTCTCCGTGACGTACTTGTGGAAGTAGGTCGGGAAGGGCAGCGTCGTGTCCAGGTCAAACACCAGACACCGGTTCGGCGACGGGTTGTGCATGTAGAACACGTGGTAGTCCCATATCACGAGCTTTTCGTCGCCGCGGCCGGCCTTTTGCCGCCACAGGGGCACCGTCCGCCGCTCGTTCGACACGAACACGGCGTAGCTCCGGGACAGTTCCGCCGGATGTGTCTTCTTCACCTGCTCGCACAGCTTCCACACGTTCTCCTCACTGTAAGTGGAGAAAAAAAGATATGAAATGTTAGTCTAAGATCTACATTCTTGATAATTCATATAATAATAAATACGATTCTCAGCTGGAAGGAACTTTTGAATTAACGCTTATTCTTAGAAgttatttttgaagttatttgaGAACTGAAGAAGCcctaaaaaacaagaaaagttcACAAAAAAGTCACCCCGAATGAGAAACCGGCTGATAAGAAATTAATTTATCCCTCAAGAGACGTCTCAggagcaaacaaaaaaagaagaagcagACTTTTGGGTCTTGTTATTTACACCTTATCGTCCGGTCTCCGGAAAATCTTTGAAAACCTGCAAAGTGAAGGTAACCGAGGTGACTTGAGAGAGAGAGGCGACCGTCGGTCAAAAATAAGATTGATGGAACCTAATCCCACAAAGATACGGGGAGACTCAAAAGTGTCACGTAGAGACTAATGGGACGGACCGCGAACCTGTCGGACTGCCACCAAAAACGGACGAcacctttttatttattttttttttgcatctcaCGGATTcgccaaattaattaaataaggaGATTTGTACCCATGGGAGTTTTGGAGGATGTTGGAAAATCTTCCAAATATTACATTCCTTAAATTATTCTGATAAATTTTGAGACTTAAAATGATAACCGAAGTCTATAACACAAATCAAACAATAGCAAAAATGGTGATTCAATTTTTTCCACCACAAAAGAACAAACCACCCCTTCCCAAACGATGTTACTCAATTTCCATAAATCTGAATGAGATTTTGCTCGGTATTAGATATGCACATTCGATTCGCTCATCTGCCTGAAAAGGGGTTAAGGCACGATGAATTTCCATACTATAATGGTGTGTACAGAGCAGTaggagcaacaacaacaacaacaacaccagtgTACATAAGCAAATCAAACCCACTGAACTGAGCCAGGCCGAGAAGTGCTGAGGGCCAAGCTGACGAATGCTTCTGGTACCGGTATGTTTTCTACAGTTAGTTCATGAAAATAGTATATCAGTTTATGTTGAAATGCATTCTTATGCATAAAAAGGGggtaggcgtggctgaatggttacgctgttcgctttgtaagcggaaggttctgggttcgattcccatctgcccctatcgagaaattatggaaagaaggaataattctgaacacttgaatatgaacgaaaaattcattagctcgcggcggggttcgatcctccgtcctttgggtcagcagacaaaaatgctaaccaccagaccatcgaggctTAGTTGTCTAGATggattaagaatgctataagaatccaagaaacttgattggaatctgtgtgaacctaagaacaggaaaaatgcaatattgaatgcaagttgaattcaaggacactggttgcataattgttaggcgaatattgaactttcaacacgaccagaattcaccacaaaaagcttggtgaaccgaattggaaagcttccaaaaatgaatccaagaacatacgaagaattaaggactataaatagatttgaccggccgcatcacttaccacggtgaatcctggcttcacacccatcttactaacaccctcaaacctcacgtgatactttgtcgaagacgcagctgatttagcggtcttcatcactcaagtatcggactaaaattcctatccacttcccccgtgtcttaccactggtcgtggccggcgctgtgattggctagcatgatagggacatttgaaagttgcgaagtggtgatgattggttcctactcttcatctgtggtccacggagcaattcttggaggtcctggtcaataacagagtagcaactacaggtagacaccaatgctatgctacgCTATGCTAAATGCATTCTTATGCATAAAAAGATAATTCTTACACTCATTTATCTgataaataaaattagaaaaaaaaaccatatcaTATATATATGCCAAAATTATTACACTTGCGAAAATTGGCTAAAAATCATGTTAATATTAcatattttatgtcagaaaaaatgtgtaattttaccacttttcaggtgtaatgccactttttcagtctaaattgaggtaaaattacaacattaaagaggtaatattcaacctgccaaaattacaccttctaaatttacactattttttactgtgcagacCATCAAACTTCACGTTTAATTCAAACGGATTCGGATAACTGTTCATCGATACACAAAATGATTGTTCCGAAAGTCACTTTTATCCATGTTCACATTCGGCCTTAAAATTAATAACTTCATCCAGTGTAGCTACATTTTCAGTTTCTTTTTCTCAttcgatcttttttttcttgtttgaaaaaaatgaatacatactttaaaaatgtaataCACGACCAATTTTCAAATACCATCCTTCATGACTTAACCGATTCGTTTTCTAGCCTAACTTTGAAGAACTTTTACAATCAATTTCGGGTAGTTAGTATTACCCCAACTtgaatattgtttatttttccgGTTTTGGACCTAACTGAttcttatttaactttattgatTTCTCCATAAAAATGTatacatttctaaaatttctattttataAGAAACGCTATTTGAATTACACTTAAAGAATACCAACAATCGTTTAATTTGTAGATTCaacttgcatttttttcaacttgcaAGATATCAAACTAAATGAGTACCTTCCCTATAATCAAAGAAGCCAGAACCAAATCGACACACAATTTTGAAgataacacattaaaaaaatgatagtaatgttacatctgggaatggtgACAGTTATTGTGTAAAAAAAGTCAACagtaaacattaaatttcatgtaattcatgtattcaaatgtttaaaaaaaattaaggcaaAATAACAATTATGCTGTAGCCAACAGTGTCCAAAATATCGatgaatttaacaaaatattttttcgaggttttacgtccttttcaaatatgagttcctaattttaaaaaatctgatatAGCCTGGGAGTTTgtcagtatttttaaaaatatataactaaGTTAAAAATACATTACTTGAAATTTTCATGTAGTATACAATCAGTTGCACaaaaccagatttttttttaaggaccaattaactattgtctttcatatgtttataggacctaataagaaaaaaatctagaagtgtttttattgaaaacttagacaaaaaaaattaaaacaaaacaaaatcataaaTTAACGTTTGGCCTAATTTGAgaaatataattaaaatgatttctttttgaaattttcaatgtatGGAACAAGACAATACAAATTCATTCGAAATAAATCTCGAGTTAGTTTGTAATACGTCGTAACAGCCGTCACGGCCCCCGAACAATCAACCCGCATAAAAAAGTAccatataaaaactttttttcatatggtaattgaactttaaactatattgttactaccatttccaaaaatgtttggctactattttaaaaatggtatttatatggttggcatgaatttttactatctcacaaatggtttaaccatctggcataagggtggttagcaatggtaaccttaaaaaactcagtactattttcgtcaaaaaactgtttgttttatggtaaataaatggtttaagtactatttggcaaaaagtaaccttaaatcaaacagttcacaaatagtttaatatagttaaattttaattttgggaaattgaaaaacgatttcacaaatagttaccatttctcaaagtgtcattgtatgatccaatatggtaatcaaatggtaattttttatccGGGAAAACCCATcaaattttcgttttatttCAGAGAAGAACACTTCAAGAAAGTGCAGATGAACAATCTAAACTATTTTGAAGTTGATCATTCTTAAATTAAACGACAATTCATTAAACACGGCTTTGGTTACAACTAGCTAGATGTTCAAAGTGTCATCAAATGAGGCCAAATTGATAGCAATCGCAGAAACTTCCATGTTTTCCATGTTTAAAAGTAAAACATTTGTAcagttttaattgaaatggtcctataaacatagggAATTGTATATCTTATaaaacaggggtgctcaaagtttctgaatggcgggccaaatttgaagctcacatgagcttgcgggccatatgagaaaaaaatgtgtttttattatttaaatctataaaactaaaaacaaaatattagaaaacaaaaaaaaaataaactcgaaTCAATTGGaaactataaaattttcattatatttgtgaaaTCACGATTTCAATAATGGTGATTTCACAAATATAACGAAAGTAGCAATGAAAAGCAGATAAATAATGTTTAtgttggtattttttttgattttctgtttttaatttaaaaacagaaaatcaaaataaaattccaaCATAAACATTATTTATCTGCGTTTCATTGCGACTTTCGTTATATTTGTGAAATCACCATTGTTGAAATCGTGAtttcacaaatataatgaaaattttacagttgtatttacatttatttttaaatatattttaaaaggggtgacacaaactttgtaaaattgtgtaatatatttttttataattttgtgcaatttcaattataaatatttgcttaaggatttttcgaaaattattcctccaatctttttaaataaaatttcaataaatatttgatgaaaattttgatctAATTTACTCTTTTTAATCACATCTAAACCTGTTACGAAACGTGTTAAAATAGGCATAAACTTAACCTTAATTTACAGGAattataaaatcacttaaagcagcgattctcaacgggggtaccgggcctacttgatttacatggcagggggtaccagcctagaagaaggttgagaatcgctgactTAAAGTGAAGACTCcaatcattgccatgatttttcgttcaaagatataaattttgcatcgctttcaatattttgacaaaattccttcaacaagttgtttagaatagtgccctacacatgctgattccttttggtaacgattatccttgcaaagttatggaaatcgtcattaattaatgattgccaactaggacgtcagtGATTGTAGCACaacattatataaattttgaaacacatttgatttagatcaaaagttCCTTCAGTGGTTTCAAGAAGGCAATAACCGGctcatgctgattcattttggtgcagaaattcgtaaaattgaattcaatacagagcattgtagagtgatgatcaattttctttgaaaatgatcaacggcttcaccttaaagatgcgtcaaagggccattttacatgatcatccaAAATGGGTCCACGGGCCAAAAAAAATggcctcgcgggccacgtttggcccgcgggccttactttggtcacccctgttaTAGAaccatttacaaaaaaaactctagtttTCGATATATGTGAGCTCTGCTTTACTATTTAGATAGGAATCCTAACAAGCATAATTGGTAAACTTTTTCGTATAATTCTGATGACGCCCGCAAAATACATGCAAACTCCGTGTGttcataaatcaaatttttgttttttgtctgctctacaactttgtagaacattgtaacactttcaaaaataaccctgcaaagttgcaaaaaacacgtaatttcaaaattaaaattttagttcgaaagtacattttaagtttttcataaCATGACATGTCtctcgatttttgacagttgagttacgggaaatggcagtgattttaaaactattttttaacgtttAGAGCTTGTGTTCGGCCTACGAAAAACTGAAAAAGGTGTCTtaatgaaaatccaaaaaagtgcaaggggttgtaccgccccaccgtcacgagatatcgaaaatggccctcggattcgtgatcagggacccaAATTACCCCTTatagcaaagtttcacgaaaatctaaGAGggcttttccgatttcgtgtgagttggcagagaatgacCCAAATATGTTCTGCCATCACTAATTAGAGGAGGTTGCGTTACTTTACCACCGGGTCAAAGGACATGCAACCTGTGCTAGTTTGAATTTGGCCTACCaggatatttttataaatcatttgaatttcaaaaaagacTGTGGGCTGAAACAAATCAAACactgttaaaaacaaaaaaaaatgtaaactttgGATTATTAagtaaaaatttttaaacagaaTTAGATTTTCTCACACAACTGAGTGTAGCTTGTGGGATTGTTGGTGGTTGAGATGGCTTTTCTCTGTCTTGCATGCCAAACAGGATAATACATGCATCAAAATGCTTGGAAATGCCTTTGCCTATATCGTGGTGGCTGCTGCTACTAGTAGGCACTAGTAGTGGGAGGAAATTCTTTCTCACGCTATATGTTGTGAGCCAAGTGTTCTAATAGCCTTTCTAATGCAAATTTGCATGAATAAAATTGAGTTAGTCGGTAACAAGCATTACGTTCGTCAATTTTTCATCTTTTGTAGAGCGAATTTAATTTTGCCAATGGAAAACAATAAAATCGAAACCAGCATGGCCGGTGCCCGTGTTCAACATAAAAATAACTTCTCTGGAGCGTGGGCTGCATTTTTGTTATGAACAAAATAATGGTCCATGGAAGAAGAATTTTCCATTAACGTGCCTGGCTGCAGGTGGGCCGCGACTCGTGGTGGTCACCGAACAAAACTCACACGTACCCTCACAATCATATAAACAGTGCACAAAAACCGGGAGTTAAAGCGAAGCATACAcggtagagagcctatatggagaggcgaaatgtcactctcagggttccaatcgaactgtcaaatcggggttccaatcgagcaacaagatcgtgtaagaacaaggttggaatcaatttaaaataattttggcaaaaaagcgagacttataacaatcacaagcattgtaaaactgttgttgataataatctggtagtttttgttatgtttgtgcttgttcggtacaagaaaagtgccagcgcaaagaaaaactacaagtttttcaaccttaaatttgaatgactttgggtgtttgaaatttcttccagaacatttcatttccctatgtaggtccctaataCACGGCCGTCCATGATGCAGTGTAGAGGCATGAAGGTAGTCGCGACTGAAAAATGGTCATCCAGCATGAAAATTTATGTGACTTGCGATGTCCACATCCTACACCTGAGCTAAATGCACACACTCCGCTATTATAATGATGATATACCTGGGTTGTTATCCTGATGAGAGTAGACAACGAAACCAGTCAGGCACTGTAGCCATTCTGTGAAAATCATCCAAATCATTTGTTGTAATGAATCAGATGTTgctcaaaaacattttaatgatctttccaaactatttgataacaattgggtactaaagccctatgtcaatttttatgtacaacggtaaaaaacacgaccaaaaaccatttctgatcactttttttcattttaatgcagaaaaaaataatgacaagacaacattttttcgatggatcaactatggtccccttggaacgagctgtcaagtaggaacttttatgtcaagaaggaccgcgaggttaatttttcaaaattgatttaaaaatccaatttaaactctttgtggtcgtacaaagggtcattgtactcagaaaaataagcttaatcGTTGTAAACaacaatatcagcaatctaagcttcattttaggacccaattatttgGCAAACAGAATCATTCctttcatttaattaaaaaaaaactccactttCAGTGAAAGGCAGACTAAACTGTTCTCATCCTTGATTCACAAATCGTTTAGTACCCCATCAGTTCAGATCTTTTACAATACGTTTCTTTTCTTATcgctttatttttctttttgcacCGCTCGCTTACAAAAGAAGAATGGTCCTGAACGAACGATCCCCGGTTTGTCGTGTTGATAAATGCTTAAACCGTAATCAGCTCCCATAATCCATAATTAAGTAAGCGCGCGAATGCTGCTCCCCATTCAAGGAAGGATTCGCCGGGAGTTTCTCTTCCTGACGAGAGGCGACCATCGGTGACGATAGTGTTCAGCAGAAATACCCCGTGTGCAATTAGCAAAGGGTGTGGGAGCAGGGCAGCAGGGTGCAAGAAAGAGGAAACGGTGgtgcaaattgattttaatcgTTTCGTTGTTTAATTTATCCTTCCAGGTTTTGC from Culex quinquefasciatus strain JHB chromosome 3, VPISU_Cqui_1.0_pri_paternal, whole genome shotgun sequence includes:
- the LOC6046407 gene encoding protein N-terminal glutamine amidohydrolase is translated as MSANDANFMLFPSISDCSYVSCYCEENVWKLCEQVKKTHPAELSRSYAVFVSNERRTVPLWRQKAGRGDEKLVIWDYHVFYMHNPSPNRCLVFDLDTTLPFPTYFHKYVTETFRSDYAVTPEHHRFFRVIPAEKYLAEFSSDRRHMRRPDGSWIKPPPSYAPIQTSTNTHSLDDFICMKPGKGPGSVYDLLHFVQQFYKPPDRNITKTQN